TTCAAAATCGCTTTCCAGATAAGCCCTCAGCGAAGCCTGCAACGTCGAGACCAAAAGCGCTCCCGGCACGCTTTTCCCGGATACATCGGCAATGATCAAAGCGACGTTGCCATTGGGCAAATGAACGACATCGTAATAATCGCCGCCTACTTGTTTGCTTGGAACATTAAAACCTGCGATTTCAAAACCGGTGATTTGCTTAACTTCTTTGGGAAGGATCATTTTCTGAATCGTTGCGGCCACTTCAAGTTCCTTTTCCATACGTTCCTTTTCAATCGATTCTTCATGAAGCCGCGCGTTTTCTATGGCGATGCAGGCATCGACGGAAAGAGTATCAAGAAATTTTACATCGTCAAGAGTGAAGTAGCCTTCCAATTTATTAATGATCTGAAAAACACCGATCATTTCGCCTTTACGGTTTTTCATCGGTGTACACAACATTGTTTGGGTTTTATACCCTGTTTTTTTGTCAAATTCAGGATTAAAACGTTCGTCTTTATAGGCGTCTTTTAACATTATTTTTTTTCCGGTTTCGGCGACATGCCCGGCAATACCGGCGCCGATAGGAAATCGGATTTCCACTTTGACGTCACCTTGTAAAACCTTGGCCCATAGCTGTTTGTCTTCATGGTCAATCAGATAAACTGTGCCACGATCCGCGTTAAGGTTTTTAACAGCCGTATCGAGTATGATTTCAAGAATTTTATCGAGATTGAGCGTCGAATTCAGCAATTTGCCGATCTCAACGATCGCCATTAGACGCAATGTTTCTTCCGTTACGTCTTTTAGTTTTTTTGCAAGGCTCACACTAAACTCCGTTTATAAGATAGGGTTGTACAGAAATGTGCGGATTTAACGCAACGCGCGTAACACCGATTGGTCGGGAAATCCCGTAAGGGTAACTTCGTCGGATTTCAACGTGATTTCAAATTCCTGCTCGCCCGATTCCACCCTGGAGCGGTAGCCGGAATAGCGTTCGGTCAGAAAATGAACACGTTGATTGGATGAACTGTGCCACAGTCGGGTCGTAGACAGCGAACGAATATACTCACCATCAATTAAAATGTCTAATTGATTTAATAAAATAATACCGGATTTGCTGGACTGAATTTCTTCCAGCGTCCAGCCTGAATAGGACATTATACTTAATCCATGGCGACGAAATAATTTTGCGGCTTCGGCCAAAGTTTCAGCCTGTGAAAACGGCTCGCCACCGCTGAAGGTAACGCCTTCAATGTCATTAAAAGAATGCGTGGCTTCTCTTACATATTCAACCAGCTTTTTGGGAGTGAGCTTCCGGTCG
The DNA window shown above is from bacterium and carries:
- a CDS encoding radical SAM protein produces the protein MKKPIEIADILPVSEVNGPGKRTVIWVQGCPKRCPGCWNPEFLTFGSDRKLTPKKLVEYVREATHSFNDIEGVTFSGGEPFSQAETLAEAAKLFRRHGLSIMSYSGWTLEEIQSSKSGIILLNQLDILIDGEYIRSLSTTRLWHSSSNQRVHFLTERYSGYRSRVESGEQEFEITLKSDEVTLTGFPDQSVLRALR
- a CDS encoding SpoIIE family protein phosphatase, which encodes MSLAKKLKDVTEETLRLMAIVEIGKLLNSTLNLDKILEIILDTAVKNLNADRGTVYLIDHEDKQLWAKVLQGDVKVEIRFPIGAGIAGHVAETGKKIMLKDAYKDERFNPEFDKKTGYKTQTMLCTPMKNRKGEMIGVFQIINKLEGYFTLDDVKFLDTLSVDACIAIENARLHEESIEKERMEKELEVAATIQKMILPKEVKQITGFEIAGFNVPSKQVGGDYYDVVHLPNGNVALIIADVSGKSVPGALLVSTLQASLRAYLESDFELTKLAGKLNRVILGNSTVDKYITFFIGILDPKSRKFTSVNAGHNPPLLSRKGTIAKLKNGGIPLGMVEFDQYVSEENVLQPDDMVVMFTDGVTEAADRNDEFYDDERLEQCVVKHQNASAFQLKDLIHDDLKKFVGNAEQSDDITMLLLKCL